A region of the Leptospiraceae bacterium genome:
AACTTGAATCAAAGTTTAATCCGATTAAATTCTGCTTTTGCTCGGTTTGTTCCACATGATTTTTTAAATATTCTAGACAAGAAAAATATTTTAGAAATTCAGTTAGGAGATCATGTAAAAGAAGAAATGACTGTTTTATTTTCCGACATACGCGGATTTACCTCGCTTTCAGAAAGCATGACACCGGAAGATAATTTTAGATTTATAAATTCCTATTTAGGAACAATGGGACCTATCGTTCGAAACAATAAAGGCTTCATTGATAAATTTATTGGAGATGCAATCATGGCACTCTTTAAAGGTGAATCTGAAAATGCGATAGACGCCGCAGTCGAAATGCTAGAGGGATTAGAAAAATACAACACAGAGCATCGAACAGGAAGATCAAAAGTTCAAATTGGAATAGGACTTCATAGAGGAGAAATGATGTTAGGCACTATCGGAGAGAATAACCGAATGGAAGGAACTGTCATTAGTGATTCTGTGAATCTCGCCGCAAGAATCGAAGGAATGACTAAGATGTATGGAATTCCACTCTTGATTAGCGATAAAGTATTCGATACAATCAAAGAGAAAGAAAAATACAATTATAGAAAAGTAGATACTGTTGTAGTAAAAGGCAAAGCAATTCCAGTGACTGTCTACGAAATTTTTAATTCTGATCCGATTGCCTTACGAACCTTAAAAGACAAATTAAAACCTAACTTCGAGAAAGCGGTAGAATCATATTATGCGCAAGATTTTTTACAGGCTCGAGCGCTTTTAGAATCTCACTTGAAAGAATTTCCCAATGATAAACCTGCAATCTTACATTTGGAAAGATGCACCGATATGATAGAAAATCCTTTAAAAGCAAATACGCAAGGAGCAAGCGTTCTTAATAGCAAGTAAGGTAGATTACTATTTGTCCCATACTTTCTTTAAGAATTGATCTCTGCCTGAGCCATAGCGATAATAGTTGTATCGAACAGGATTTTTCTTATAATAATCCTGATGATAGTCTTCTGCGGGATAAAAGGTAGTAGCCGCTATAATTTCTGTTACGATGGGAGAGTTAAATCGTTTTGATTTGTCTAGGTTTTGTTTTGACTTTTCTGCCAGTGTTTTCTCTTCTTTTGATTTATAGAATATTGCACTTCTGTATTGCTTGCCTCTATCCACAAATTGTCCATCTGCATCTGTTGGATCAATTTGTTTCCAGAAAATGGAAAGCAAATCATTGTAAGAGACCTTTTGTGGGTCGTAGATAATCTGAATTGCTTCAAGATGTCCCGTTGTTCCTGAACTTACTTCTTCATAGGTAGGGTTTTCTTTGTTCCCACCTGTGTATCCACTGATTACTTCTTTAACACCATTTATCTTTTCAAAAGGACTTTCCATACACCAGAAACATCCACCAGCAAAAATGGCAGTCTCTGTTTTTTCGACGGCGGCTAATGGCAAACGAAACATGAGAAATATAAGTATCAAACGATAGAACATAAGCACCTCACATCTAATTAGTCATTGAAAGTTTAGAAAAGTTACAAAAAAAGATTTTCAATATTCCCTTGGTTTGTCGGTTAAGGCATTTAAAAAAGTAACTATGCTTTCAATTTCCTTTTCAGAAAGATTTTTACCTAATTGCATTTCTGCCATTTTCTTTACCGCAAGATCTAGAGTGTTTTGGCTGCCATCATGAAAATAAGGTCCGGTAAGAGCTACATTGCGAAGAGAAGGAACTTTGAATACATACATATCTTCCTCATTCGAAGTAACTTTAAATCTTCCAGTGTCTTCTTTATTCTCATAGTGCTTTTTTACTCCCATTTTTTGAAATGAGTTTCCTCCTAGTAAAGGTCCTTTATGACAATTGGCACAACCCACTGCTAAAAATGTATCGAGTCCTTTTACTTCGTCGCTTGTCAGTGCTTTTGATTTGCCACGTTGAAAGTCATCAAAGCGATCATTCGTTTTAAATGTTCTTTGGAATGCGGAGATACTCCGTGTTATCTGCGCTAATGTAACCTTCCCTGTCTTATCAGAAAATGCCTTTTCGAATAACTCTTTGTATTCCGGTATGGAAGAAATTTTATCAACTAAATATCTCTCATCAGGCATCGCCATCTGCAAAGGATTAAAAAGAGGCACTCGAATTTGTTCTTCTAAAGTTTTTGCCCTTCCGTCCCAAAACTGTGCTATTTGAAATCCAGAATTTAAAACAGTAGGAGTATTTCTTTGTCCTAATTTCCCAAAGACGCCGGGAGATAAATGAAGATTATCCACTCCTGCTTTTTTGTTTAAAACATTATGACATGTGTTACAGGATTGGTTGTCATTGACAGAGAGTCTATTGTCAAAGTATAGTTTTCTTCCTAGGTTTATAATCTGGAGTGAGTCATTTTCACTTCCGGGCATTTTGTCTGGAATGACTCCGAATAATTCATTTGAAGTTCTGATTAATGTTTTCGTTCTCTCACTAGGAGAGCACATAATGATGAGTATACTCAATAATAGAATGCTTGCTTTAAGTTTCATGTTTTAGTATCCATTGATTATATTTGATAAAGTTCTCTTTCCTTCTTTTGTGCTTATTAAAAAAAATTCCTCTTCTTTGATACTTGGATTTTTTTTCTTAGCAATTTGAAAGTATTTATTGAGAGGTGTTAGAGATGCTCGAATGTCATTGCATAAAATTGAATCGCGCCAAACTGTTAAGAAGTCTAATGATGATTTTTCTGACTCCGGTGCTTCTTCAGAAGCTTTGACGGCTAATTTGTATTCGCCTAATTCAAAGTAAGCCTTTGCTAGCATTGTATAATAAGTTTTATCTTTTGTTTTTTCTTTTCTTAGAGGAGTTGCATAAGTTATTACCTCAGTCCAGGATTCATTTATATAGTGAATTAACATCATAGAATGAAGCGCTACCGGATTATACGCATATATCGTCAGAATTTTTTCGAAATAAGGCTTTGCTAAATCCAAATCTCGAATAGAAATAAAATATTCCCCCAATTCTTGGAGTGCTTGCATTTCATATTCTTCGTAATTAGAAATTACATCCAAGAAAAGAACATGTTCTTCTGCTCTACTTGATTCCTTTAAATACTTCATGAATTCAAAGACTTTCTTTTTATCGTGTGCATGATACTTATAGAAATTGTTAAGCATCTTTTTCGCAATCTCGTATTCATCTAGTAAATAATAGATTCTCAGTAAGT
Encoded here:
- the msrA gene encoding peptide-methionine (S)-S-oxide reductase MsrA, producing the protein MFYRLILIFLMFRLPLAAVEKTETAIFAGGCFWCMESPFEKINGVKEVISGYTGGNKENPTYEEVSSGTTGHLEAIQIIYDPQKVSYNDLLSIFWKQIDPTDADGQFVDRGKQYRSAIFYKSKEEKTLAEKSKQNLDKSKRFNSPIVTEIIAATTFYPAEDYHQDYYKKNPVRYNYYRYGSGRDQFLKKVWDK
- a CDS encoding c-type cytochrome; its protein translation is MKLKASILLLSILIIMCSPSERTKTLIRTSNELFGVIPDKMPGSENDSLQIINLGRKLYFDNRLSVNDNQSCNTCHNVLNKKAGVDNLHLSPGVFGKLGQRNTPTVLNSGFQIAQFWDGRAKTLEEQIRVPLFNPLQMAMPDERYLVDKISSIPEYKELFEKAFSDKTGKVTLAQITRSISAFQRTFKTNDRFDDFQRGKSKALTSDEVKGLDTFLAVGCANCHKGPLLGGNSFQKMGVKKHYENKEDTGRFKVTSNEEDMYVFKVPSLRNVALTGPYFHDGSQNTLDLAVKKMAEMQLGKNLSEKEIESIVTFLNALTDKPREY